One window of the Candidatus Methylomirabilota bacterium genome contains the following:
- a CDS encoding CDP-alcohol phosphatidyltransferase family protein — protein MSAATPVAGLPLLRRIVLAGTRAGFDAVLVHRGAGPADLVAGTPAAPLTPEAFPGARGRVVILPANVVPQPRWLRALLEAELAPEKAYVDSSLAAVIETEQPARVLAAAAASRDADEAVAALGAGYSDPPAVVDAAGRFPLATVADVPAAERWLLRSLVKQSEGFMSRHVERRISLALTRRLLGTRVTPDAMTLVSVAIGLAGAPFFLSVSPGWQVTGALLFLAHSILDGCDGELARLKFLESRRGAILDFWGDNLVHVAVFACIAAGWSVAIHAAWPLALGAVSIASTLAAAACVFRRTMLDVVPGVGASATDRIAEAMAHRDFIWVVLALAAFGRVDWFLVLTTAGAPIFLLLLLWVGAGRRPA, from the coding sequence GTGAGCGCCGCGACGCCCGTGGCGGGCCTCCCGCTCCTGCGCCGGATCGTCCTGGCCGGCACGCGCGCGGGCTTCGACGCCGTCCTGGTCCACCGCGGCGCGGGGCCCGCGGATCTCGTCGCCGGGACGCCCGCCGCCCCGCTCACGCCGGAGGCGTTTCCGGGCGCGCGCGGGCGCGTCGTGATCCTCCCCGCGAACGTCGTGCCGCAGCCTCGCTGGCTCCGCGCGCTCCTCGAGGCGGAGCTGGCGCCCGAGAAGGCCTACGTGGACTCGTCCCTGGCCGCGGTGATCGAGACGGAGCAGCCGGCGCGCGTCCTCGCGGCCGCGGCGGCGAGCCGCGACGCGGACGAAGCCGTGGCGGCGCTCGGCGCGGGGTACAGCGACCCGCCGGCGGTCGTCGACGCGGCCGGCCGCTTTCCGCTCGCGACGGTGGCCGACGTCCCCGCCGCGGAGCGCTGGCTCCTCCGGAGCCTCGTCAAGCAGAGCGAGGGGTTCATGTCGCGCCACGTCGAGCGCCGGATCTCGCTCGCGCTCACGCGCCGGCTCCTCGGGACGCGGGTGACGCCCGACGCGATGACGCTCGTGAGCGTCGCGATCGGCCTCGCGGGCGCGCCGTTCTTCCTGTCGGTCTCGCCCGGCTGGCAGGTGACCGGTGCCCTCCTCTTCCTGGCGCACTCGATCCTCGACGGGTGCGACGGCGAGCTCGCGCGGCTCAAGTTCCTCGAGTCGCGGCGCGGCGCGATCCTCGACTTCTGGGGTGACAACCTGGTGCACGTCGCCGTCTTCGCCTGCATCGCGGCCGGCTGGAGCGTCGCGATCCACGCGGCGTGGCCGCTCGCGCTCGGGGCCGTGTCGATCGCGAGCACCCTCGCCGCGGCCGCGTGCGTCTTCCGCCGCACGATGCTCGACGTCGTGCCCGGGGTCGGCGCGTCGGCGACCGACCGCATCGCCGAGGCCATGGCCCACCGCGACTTCATCTGGGTGGTCCTGGCACTCGCCGCGTTCGGCCGCGTGGACTGGTTCCTCGTCCTCACCACGGCCGGCGCGCCGATCTTCCTGCTGCTCCTCCTCTGGGTGGGCGCCGGGCGGCGTCCGGCCTGA